A genome region from Gigantopelta aegis isolate Gae_Host chromosome 3, Gae_host_genome, whole genome shotgun sequence includes the following:
- the LOC121368273 gene encoding alpha-1A adrenergic receptor-like, which yields MMTPNTLVLALLNVVVEASDENDITPLQPALNLSKTSNMASQETQHQEAYYLYFIGTVGMVLNLVVVITILVRRTLRKMTSAFLIHCCFLNFLKSVYCIPFGYNLTHSTDVGDCSFQGSSYIIIITASSFNLMAMICTEAYTFGETNIGGNSRGSVCCVLFGILTVYVTSTIVHLGPTLIGGYFEFNSDIGSCAFILGEAMGYIANIMWIMIITLTFIGASHFLCKFYKEIQMNQPNRVSMLVRTSITIMDDPHRKQSTSSIRALIEDSKHRAKIFVMTVIEFIICWYPLFLLLIIDVNFKVSPKVYQAFSFIAWSQGSIEPMLYILFDRNLDLLASSVYCDRYKKYNRDTIAYLMSRHRQPASSTSAMTMDPGMDYVPCRHCHHGDESYVGNPTLSASQQGHQSSLSPVAMSMGNDNQDEILDEKGLPLEVQC from the coding sequence ATGATGACGCCAAACACTCTTGTACTGGCTCTTCTCAATGTGGTCGTAGAAGCTAGTGATGAGAATGATATTACACCTCTTCAACCCGCACTCAATTTGTCGAAAACTTCCAACATGGCATCACAAGAAACTCAGCATCAGGAGGCATACTATCTCTATTTCATAGGGACTGTGGGAATGGTGCTCAACTTGGTGGTGGTCATCACCATACTGGTGCGGAGAACACTCCGCAAGATGACCAGTGCATTCCTCATCCATTGCTGCTTTTTGAACTTCCTCAAGTCAGTGTACTGCATTCCATTTGGATACAACCTAACTCACTCGACTGACGTCGGTGACTGCTCTTTCCAAGGATCAagctacatcatcatcatcactgcaTCGTCTTTCAACCTGATGGCGATGATATGTACAGAGGCGTACACCTTTGGTGAGACCAACATTGGAGGCAATTCACGAggcagtgtgtgttgtgttttgtttggaaTATTAACTGTGTATGTGACGAGCACGATTGTTCACCTAGGGCCGACACTGATTGGTGGCTACTTTGAGTTTAATTCTGACATCGGAAGCTGTGCCTTTATACTAGGTGAGGCCATGGGATATATTGCCAACATCATGTGGATCATGATCATCACCTTGACCTTCATCGGTGCCTCTCATTTCCTGTGTAAGTTTTACAAAGAGATTCAAATGAATCAGCCCAACAGAGTGTCCATGCTAGTCCGGACATCCATAACGATCATGGATGATCCACACAGAAAACAGTCAACAAGTAGTATCCGTGCTCTCATAGAAGATTCAAAGCATCGAGCAAAAATCTTTGTGATGACAGTTATCGAGTTTATTATTTGCTGGTACCCGCTGTTCCTACTTCTGATCATAGATGTTAATTTTAAGGTGTCACCAAAAGTGTACCAGGCTTTCAGTTTTATTGCCTGGTCTCAAGGAAGCATTGAGCCAATGCTGTACATCTTGTTTGACCGAAATCTCGATCTGTTAGCTAGTTCTGTTTACTGTGATCGATACAAAAAATACAACCGGGACACCATCGCGTACCTCATGTCACGCCACCGGCAGCCAGCATCTTCCACATCAGCTATGACAATGGATCCTGGAATGGATTACGTTCCTTGTAGACACTGTCACCATGGTGATGAGAGTTACGTAGGAAACCCAACACTTTCTGCAAGTCAACAAGGCCACCAGTCCTCTCTAAGTCCAGTTGCAATGTCAATGGGTAATGATAATCAAGATGAAATTTTAGATGAGAAAGGTCTGCCTCTTGAGGTACAGTGttaa